From Coffea arabica cultivar ET-39 chromosome 10e, Coffea Arabica ET-39 HiFi, whole genome shotgun sequence, one genomic window encodes:
- the LOC113710882 gene encoding putative methyltransferase At1g22800, mitochondrial isoform X3: MQPKDSLVDAVAENLLDRLEDCKRTFPTTLCMGGSLEAVRRLLRGRGGIEKLIMMDTSNDMVKLCKNAEMRMPNENIETSYVVGDEEFLPIKESSLDLVISCLGLHWTNDLPGAMIQARLALKPDGLFLAAILGGDTLKELRIACTVAQMEREGGISPRLSPLAQVRDAGNLLTRAGFMLPGVDVDEYTVRYKNPLELIEHLRAMGESNALIHRGKILNRETALATAAVYESMFAAEDGTVPATFQVIYMTGWREHPSQQKAKQRGSATISFKDIQKQFGQSDER, from the exons ATGCAGCCAAAGGATTCTTTGGTTGATGCTGTGGCTGAAAATTTGCTTGATCGCTTGGAG GATTGTAAAAGGACCTTTCCTACTACATTGTGTATGGGCGGATCACTGGAAGCTGTTCGTCGTTTGTTAAGGGGACGTG GTGGTATTGAAAAGCTAATCATGATGGATACATCAAATGACATGGTAAAATTATGTAAAAATGCTGAGATGAGAATGCCTAACGAAAATATAGAGACGTCATATGTTGTTGGAGATGAAGAATTTTTGCCCATTAAAGAAAG TTCTCTGGATCTGGTTATTAGTTGCTTGGGACTCCACTGGACTAATGATCTTCCTGGAGCCATGATACAG GCTAGATTGGCATTGAAGCCTGATGGCCTCTTTCTTGCAGCAATCCTTGGTGGAGACACATTAAA GGAGCTAAGAATAGCATGCACTGTAGCACAAATGGAACGTGAAGGAGGCATAAGTCCACGTTTATCACCCTTGGCACAG GTGCGAGATGCTGGTAATCTTTTGACTAGAGCAGGCTTCATGCTTCCTGGAGTTGATGTTGATGAATACACTGTTAGATATAAAAATC CTCTGGAGTTGATAGAGCATCTACGTGCAATGGGCGAATCAAATGCTCTTATACATAGGGGCAAG ATTCTAAATAGAGAAACAGCCCTTGCAACCGCAGCTGTTTATGAGTCAATGTTTGCAGCAGAAGATGGAACTGTACCAGCAACATTCCAG gtcatatatatGACTGGTTGGAGGGAGCACCCTTCACAACAGAAGGCTAAACAGAGGGGTTCGGCTACAATATCTTTCAAAGACATCCAAAAGCAATTTGGTCAGAGTGACGAAAgatga
- the LOC113710882 gene encoding putative methyltransferase At1g22800, mitochondrial isoform X1, producing the protein MRTSSIKYWQRRLLAGGGIWKRLYSTEFADDAGQSSKVKIFDRHLKQKQRDRAAWLMQPKDSLVDAVAENLLDRLEDCKRTFPTTLCMGGSLEAVRRLLRGRGGIEKLIMMDTSNDMVKLCKNAEMRMPNENIETSYVVGDEEFLPIKESSLDLVISCLGLHWTNDLPGAMIQARLALKPDGLFLAAILGGDTLKELRIACTVAQMEREGGISPRLSPLAQVRDAGNLLTRAGFMLPGVDVDEYTVRYKNPLELIEHLRAMGESNALIHRGKILNRETALATAAVYESMFAAEDGTVPATFQVIYMTGWREHPSQQKAKQRGSATISFKDIQKQFGQSDER; encoded by the exons atGAGAACATCTTCAATCAAATATTGGCAGAGACGCCTATTAGCAGGGGGAGGAATATGGAAAAGGCTTTATTCAACCGAATTCGCAGACGACGCCGGTCAGAGCTCGAAAGTGAAAATCTTCGACCGCCATCTCAAGCAGAAACAA CGTGATCGAGCAGCATGGTTGATGCAGCCAAAGGATTCTTTGGTTGATGCTGTGGCTGAAAATTTGCTTGATCGCTTGGAG GATTGTAAAAGGACCTTTCCTACTACATTGTGTATGGGCGGATCACTGGAAGCTGTTCGTCGTTTGTTAAGGGGACGTG GTGGTATTGAAAAGCTAATCATGATGGATACATCAAATGACATGGTAAAATTATGTAAAAATGCTGAGATGAGAATGCCTAACGAAAATATAGAGACGTCATATGTTGTTGGAGATGAAGAATTTTTGCCCATTAAAGAAAG TTCTCTGGATCTGGTTATTAGTTGCTTGGGACTCCACTGGACTAATGATCTTCCTGGAGCCATGATACAG GCTAGATTGGCATTGAAGCCTGATGGCCTCTTTCTTGCAGCAATCCTTGGTGGAGACACATTAAA GGAGCTAAGAATAGCATGCACTGTAGCACAAATGGAACGTGAAGGAGGCATAAGTCCACGTTTATCACCCTTGGCACAG GTGCGAGATGCTGGTAATCTTTTGACTAGAGCAGGCTTCATGCTTCCTGGAGTTGATGTTGATGAATACACTGTTAGATATAAAAATC CTCTGGAGTTGATAGAGCATCTACGTGCAATGGGCGAATCAAATGCTCTTATACATAGGGGCAAG ATTCTAAATAGAGAAACAGCCCTTGCAACCGCAGCTGTTTATGAGTCAATGTTTGCAGCAGAAGATGGAACTGTACCAGCAACATTCCAG gtcatatatatGACTGGTTGGAGGGAGCACCCTTCACAACAGAAGGCTAAACAGAGGGGTTCGGCTACAATATCTTTCAAAGACATCCAAAAGCAATTTGGTCAGAGTGACGAAAgatga
- the LOC113710882 gene encoding putative methyltransferase At1g22800, mitochondrial isoform X2, with amino-acid sequence MRTSSIKYWQRRLLAGGGIWKRLYSTEFADDAGQSSKVKIFDRHLKQKQRDRAAWLMQPKDSLVDAVAENLLDRLEDCKRTFPTTLCMGGSLEAVRRLLRGRGGIEKLIMMDTSNDMVKLCKNAEMRMPNENIETSYVVGDEEFLPIKESSLDLVISCLGLHWTNDLPGAMIQARLALKPDGLFLAAILGGDTLKELRIACTVAQMEREGGISPRLSPLAQVRDAGNLLTRAGFMLPGVDVDEYTVRYKNPLELIEHLRAMGESNALIHRGKILNRETALATAAVYESMFAAEDGTVPATFQFFNWLQFQSPSELQ; translated from the exons atGAGAACATCTTCAATCAAATATTGGCAGAGACGCCTATTAGCAGGGGGAGGAATATGGAAAAGGCTTTATTCAACCGAATTCGCAGACGACGCCGGTCAGAGCTCGAAAGTGAAAATCTTCGACCGCCATCTCAAGCAGAAACAA CGTGATCGAGCAGCATGGTTGATGCAGCCAAAGGATTCTTTGGTTGATGCTGTGGCTGAAAATTTGCTTGATCGCTTGGAG GATTGTAAAAGGACCTTTCCTACTACATTGTGTATGGGCGGATCACTGGAAGCTGTTCGTCGTTTGTTAAGGGGACGTG GTGGTATTGAAAAGCTAATCATGATGGATACATCAAATGACATGGTAAAATTATGTAAAAATGCTGAGATGAGAATGCCTAACGAAAATATAGAGACGTCATATGTTGTTGGAGATGAAGAATTTTTGCCCATTAAAGAAAG TTCTCTGGATCTGGTTATTAGTTGCTTGGGACTCCACTGGACTAATGATCTTCCTGGAGCCATGATACAG GCTAGATTGGCATTGAAGCCTGATGGCCTCTTTCTTGCAGCAATCCTTGGTGGAGACACATTAAA GGAGCTAAGAATAGCATGCACTGTAGCACAAATGGAACGTGAAGGAGGCATAAGTCCACGTTTATCACCCTTGGCACAG GTGCGAGATGCTGGTAATCTTTTGACTAGAGCAGGCTTCATGCTTCCTGGAGTTGATGTTGATGAATACACTGTTAGATATAAAAATC CTCTGGAGTTGATAGAGCATCTACGTGCAATGGGCGAATCAAATGCTCTTATACATAGGGGCAAG ATTCTAAATAGAGAAACAGCCCTTGCAACCGCAGCTGTTTATGAGTCAATGTTTGCAGCAGAAGATGGAACTGTACCAGCAACATTCCAG TTCTTTAATTGGCTCCAATTCCAGTCTCCAAGTGAACTCCAATGA